The region CCGAGGTGAGGGCGAACTCGAAGCTGGCGCGATCGCGCAGCTTGAGGTAGTGCGACTGCGCGGCAAAGGCGGAGGCAGGAATGAAGATGCCGGTGATGAGATCGCCTGGGGCGAGGATAGTTTCGACCTCCGGCGTGTCGCCCGGCATGCGGTGCAATTCGCCGACCGGGATCGTGCGCTCGCCCTGCTCACCGGTGACGAGCACGTCCGCGTCGAGCGCTACGAGTGCGACGGCGAGATCGCCGGCGTAGGCGGCGATGCAATGCGGGCTCCCGCCCAGAATGGCATTCATCCGATTCTGGCCGTCCTGCGCCGGGCAGCCGGAGCCGGGCTCGCGCTTGTTGCACGGAGTGGCCACGTCGCGGAAGTAGAGGCAGCGGGTGCGCTGCAGGAGGTTGCCGCCGATCGTCGCCATGTTCCGCACCTGGGGCGACGCGCTCGCGACCAGCGCTTGGACGACAACGGGAAAGAGCTCCTGCATCCCCGGGTCGTCCGCCACGTCGGCCATGCGGGCCAGCGCGCCGATTCGGGCGCCGGCGGGTCCTACGTCGATATCTGCGAGCGGCAGCCGGCTGATGTCGATCAGCTCGGCCGGCGCGCGCACGCGCTCCTCGAGCAGTTGCAGCATGTCGGTGCCGCCCGCGATGAACTCGGCGCCACGCGTGCGTGCCGCGTGGGTCACGGCGGCATCGACATCGTGCGCGGCGGCGTACGCGAACGGCACCATGGCTCAAACGCCGGCCGCGCGGGCGAGGGTGCGCTCGGCCACCTCGCGGATGGCGGCGGTGATGTTGGTATACGCGCCGCAGCGGCAGATGTTGCCGCTCATGTACTCGCGGATCTCGGCCTCGGAGTGGATGCGGCCCTCGTTGATGAGCCCGACGCCGGAGACGATCTGTCCGGGAGTGCAGTAGCCGCACTGGAAGCCGTCGTGCTCGATGAAAGCCGCCTGGAGCGCGTGGAGCTCGTCGCCCTCTGCCAGGCCTTCGATCGTGGTGATCGCCTCGCCCTCGTGCATCACGGCCAGGGTGAGACAGGAGTTGATCCGGCGCCCGTCGATCAGCACGGTGCACGCGCCGCACTGGCCCAGCCCGCAGCCCTTCTTGGTCCCGGTGAGGTGCAGGCGATCGCGGAGGGCGTCGAGCAGGGTGGTGCGGGCGTCAATGTGGACGCGGTGCTCGGTGCCGTTCACGAAGAGCACGATGTCGAAATCCTTGCGTGCGGCGACGGAGCGGGTGGCGCCAGGCTTGGTGGCGGACATGGGCGGGAAGGTACTGGCTTCCTCCGTGGCAATGCGTGATCGCCCTCACAGGAACGACGTCGGGCGTGAGGCGCAGCGACGATGGCTCGAACGGCCAGCAGGGTGGCGAGGCGTGGACATCGACCGCGGCGCGCCATTGTGGTCGCCCAGTCACATCGCTCCTCCTGTTTGGCGCTTAGCGTGCCGTGCCCACGCCGGAGGCGCTGAAAACCGCGCCATGCGGCATGGCGGCCCCGGTGGCGCCGTGGGGCCATGCGGCACGATCGAAGTCGACGCCCAGCCGCTTCGTGTCGGGATCGCGGAACGTCGAGTCCCAGGATATGGTCCCGCGAGTCGAGTCGAAGCGCGCGAGCAGTACGCGATGGTCATTCCTGCCGGACGTGGCCACCAGACGGTTCGACCCGGGCTCGCGCGTCAGCCAGTGCGGATGAAAGGTTGAGTCCGTCATGAGGGAATCCGCGGGGCGGGGGTGGCGCGGATCGGCGATATCGAGCACGAGGAATTCGTGCGCCCGCCCGATCGGCATGATCCAGTAGTGGCCGAAGAGGAGGGGGACGGCGCAGCCGTAACTTTGCGGGCGCGGGAGCGACAGGACCCGCTCGATGCGCGGTACGCTCGTGTTGAGGTCGGAAAGAAGGTAGAACCCGCAGTAATAGGTGTTGAGCAGAGCGGTCGTGTCGCCGGGTAGAAACCGAACCTCGAAGGGATAGCGGAAGGACGAATCTCCGGGGGTGACCGGCAGCGCGAGCGTGCGCAGCAGGTGCATATCGGAGAGGCGCCAGACTTGGACGACGTCGGCGCTCGGCACGCCGTCCATGGGCGTGCTCGTCGTGATGATCCGATCCTTTACCGGCGAGACATCGAGCGAGTAGGTCCGGATCGGGGCGTCGGGGAACGCCGAGTCGGCGGCGCTCGAGGTCTCGAGCACTTGCCCGTGAGATGCGAGCAGCGCGATGCCGCCTGGATTTCCCGGTCGCGAGCCGTTGCCGTACTGCACGGTCGCGACGAGCCGGCCATCCGGCAGCCGCCAGTAGCTGTGCGGCTTCACGAAGCCGGGGATGCTGTCGAGCGTGGCCGCGAGCCGCGGCGCCAGCGGGTTCGCGAGGTCGAAGAGGAACGTGCGGCCGGACATGAAGCCGTTGGCGAAGAGCCACTGCCCGTTGCCGGGCATGGTAAGCTCCGTGTGGTGGGGCATCGTGCCGGCGGCGCCGATCGGGGCGGTCGCGAGGACGCGGGCGTAGGTGGGGCTCGCGGGGTCGGCGTCGATCACGGCGAGGAAGTCGCTGTCGCCGGGGCGCTTGTCATCATCGCCGGCGAAGGCGTAGATGTAGGAATGGCTTCGTGCGCCGGTGGACGGGGTGGCGCGCGCACAGCCCTGCGCCAGGTTGACGGCGAGCGCCAGC is a window of Gemmatimonadales bacterium DNA encoding:
- a CDS encoding xanthine dehydrogenase family protein subunit M, translated to MVPFAYAAAHDVDAAVTHAARTRGAEFIAGGTDMLQLLEERVRAPAELIDISRLPLADIDVGPAGARIGALARMADVADDPGMQELFPVVVQALVASASPQVRNMATIGGNLLQRTRCLYFRDVATPCNKREPGSGCPAQDGQNRMNAILGGSPHCIAAYAGDLAVALVALDADVLVTGEQGERTIPVGELHRMPGDTPEVETILAPGDLITGIFIPASAFAAQSHYLKLRDRASFEFALTSAAVGLDTDGDTIRQARVAVGGVGTKPWRLPQVEERLVGSRAHADVFHAAAERAADGAEPRAGNAFKVELLRRTVERALRTVAGIP
- a CDS encoding 2Fe-2S iron-sulfur cluster-binding protein, producing MSATKPGATRSVAARKDFDIVLFVNGTEHRVHIDARTTLLDALRDRLHLTGTKKGCGLGQCGACTVLIDGRRINSCLTLAVMHEGEAITTIEGLAEGDELHALQAAFIEHDGFQCGYCTPGQIVSGVGLINEGRIHSEAEIREYMSGNICRCGAYTNITAAIREVAERTLARAAGV